In the Triticum aestivum cultivar Chinese Spring chromosome 2B, IWGSC CS RefSeq v2.1, whole genome shotgun sequence genome, CATACATGATTGCTTGGGGACAGCAAAATTAGAGGACCACAGCTTTGTAGTAGACCTCAAACAAAGGCCTAAAGCCCCCTTTAGGAAAACTTTCACTGAATCCTTTATGAAAATTTTCTACGGCGCCGCCTGCCACTTGTAACAACAGAGTAGCATATCTGGATTCCTATAGAATGGGCGGGCCACAAACATGACTGACGTCTTCCATGTTTTTCTCTCTCTTTATGTCTAGAGATGTTCTATGTTTTTCTTGTGTAGTTTTCAAGCTCTATAAACAGTTGTGAAGGTTTCCTCTGTTTTTGGTTCTTGTAGAAACTCAAGCTACATTGCATAACAATTTCCACGCTCTTGGACCGCAGTAAACATCAAGCTACATTGCATAACAATTTCCTCTGTTTTCGGACCCTACTTCCCCACCCTATGTGGGGTCCGCCAGGGTGACCCTTTCTCTCCGTTCCTTTTCAATATGGTGGTCGGGGCCCTGGCTACTatcctttataaggccaaggctgCTGGTCATATCTGAGGGGTGGTACCTCATCTGATGGGAGGGGGAAGGGTCTCCCTCCTATAGTACGCggatgacaccatcatcatgatcGAGGGTTCGGACTCCGACATTGCCAACCTTAAATTCCTTCTCCTCTGCTTTCAGCAGATGGCAGGCCTCAcgatcaacttcgacaagagcaAGGTGATGATCCTTGGCTACTCCCAGGAGGAATGCCAAGGTATGGCCGACCGACTGAACTGTAGACTGGGCTCCTTCCCCACCAATTATTTGGGGATCCCCATCAGCGACTCCAGGCTCACCGTGGTGGACCTCCGCCCCGCCGTAACCCGCTTGCAGCACTGAGTTGAACCTTGGAGGGGCAGGTGGCTATCTAAGGCCGCCCAGGTGATTCTCATCAACtcctccctctccagcctcctctgGTTCCTGATGAGCTTCTATAGCCTGCATGAGACGCTGCATCAGGAGATAGCCAAATATACCAGTCCAGATTCTTCTGGGCCGGCGAGGAGGATAAGCAAGAAATAGACCTAGCAGCTAAAAGAGGGTATCCTGAGCGAAATATATGGTCAGTTGGCCGGACATCTGCAAACCTAAGGACCAAGGAGGCCTTGGGATCCTGTCCTCTAGGCGCATGAATATCGCCCTCCTGACCCGCTGGCTTTGGCGGATTGCCAACGGGGAGGGCGGCCTTTGGCTGGACATCATCCGATCCAAATACCTGCGTGGCCAGCCCCTTGCCTTCTGCCAGCACTCAGGCAGATCCCACTTCCGGCAGGTTGTGGTTCAGCTCATGCCATTCCTCCGCATCGGCACTTCCATCTTGGTGGGATCTGGTGCCTCGACCCTGTTTTGGTTCGACCGGTGGGTGGGGGACCTCCCCCTTGCCGCCCGTTTCCCCCAAGCTATTCTCCATTGCGGCTGACCCTCGGGTCTCTGCGGAggtggcccttattgacttagggcgcctcgcgttCCGTAGACCCTTTGGCCTCCTCGAGGTGGTTGCATGGGATGCTCTCCTTCAAACCATCGCTCTTCAGCCTCTCGACGTCGACAACGCGGATGACTCCGTCTCGTGGCGCCTCGAGACTTCGGGGCGCTTCTCAACCAAGTCCCTCTATCAAGCGATTGCTCCTTCCACGGTCCCTTAGCCGTTTAGTTTGATATGGTAGTGGATTCGAGGACGCTTGCCCTCTGGGGTTGAGGTGCGCAAGCGCAACGGGCCTGGTGAAGGCATGTGCCCCCTCTGTAACGTGGCGGAAgatgctaaccacatcttcttctcgtgCGTGACCGTCCCGTTCTTGTGGTCCTACTTCCGCGACGTTGTTGGTGGAACTtggtgcaacaccaacttccctgacttgTTGGCGGAAATCCAAGCCTCTGCACCCGTCACCGCCACACTAGGTGGTTGTGTGTCGGGGTTCTCGCTTGGACGCTCTGGACCGTGTGCAACAGACTTGTCATCCAGCGTACCCCTCTTCGACGTGCGACTGACGCCATCTTAATGTGTGGTTTTTGCAGCTTCGGCGACCGCTTAGCCGCTTCCAAGACCGGAACGCCATCAACACCCTCATCTCCGACCTTCGAGCGATGGCCTTCCGCGTGGCGCCTCCGCTTCCGCCGCCTCCTCCGGAGCCAGACTAGGCCTCCGGCTCTCTTAGTTGTGCCGGGGTGCCGGCGCTTTTTCCTTTTTGGGCTTGTTGAGCCGTGCCCTCAACATTAACCATGGTACCTTGTTATGTGTGTGCGTGCGTCTGTGAACTTTCACGCCTTGCGCGTGAGTGTGGCTGAACTCGTGTTCCCTGTTTGTGGCTTGGGCGgttgtgctttatatataaagcggggcgaaagtctTTTTCGGTAAAAAGTATCTCAACCTCGCTCACTCTGCTACTGGCTCCTCCTTGCCATCCGCTTCTTCTCAACCGCCGCCTCCTCTGTCGTCTCCAACTGCTCCTTCAAGGGCTTCAACATCCTAAGACGGATGGCTTGCACGATCATCCTTGCATTATCATCCGACTCCTCCATCTTCAAGGCTAGGACGATGTCTGCATAGACGGCGACAACGACGGCGTCCTGCGTCCCAGGCCTGGCCGCCTCCTGCACCACGCCTGCACCCTGCATGTCCGCCGCCACGCCTGCCGCCCTTCTTTTTGAGCGATGCCGCCTCATTTGCCTTCTGTTTGAGGTGGTGGGCTTGTCGTGTCACCGAGTTGATCTTTCGGGCAGCTTCCTTCGTCAGATCGTCCTCCACAACGTCGTCTCCTGCAACTTTTTGTACGGGTTCaggtggcggcgacggcgaaaAAGGGCAGGAATTAGGGTGAAGAGCGGCGGGATGGTAGAGGAGAGGGTTGAgaaaggaggtggtggtggtgtgtgtggggggggggggggggggggggggtattgccATGGAAATACTGCGGCCAACTCCAAATGCGCGTGCTCCGCCTCAATTCTAGGTGTGTCGGGGGTGTCACGAGTCCAAAGTAGCTGGTGTCCAGACTCCCGTAAAGTTCTCCTAGTTTGCTTCCGGTTTGCGGAAAAACGGACACCCGAACTAATGCGCAGACAAATGCGATACACCATTGGATGGTTTGCTGCGTCCGGACAGACGGATGTGGGCGGTTTTGGGGTAGGCGTTGAAGATGCCCGTATTTACCACCGATATGATCAGGGAGTAGTTCCAACTTGTGGAGTTGTGGTGCACGGTGCTAATGATAATTAACGAAGAGACATGGGCAGAATGGCAGATTATACAAGAATGTTTACTGTTTACACACAGAGATTCCGAACGTACGTAGGTAGGTAGAATGGATCGAGCGATACGTATATTTTCTGTCTCGGAGGGATCGAACTCAAATCTACTTTTCCTAGCAAGGACAGTCTCAGTATTTCACCAACCACCATATCGTGCGCTGCAGATGGAGCATGTACGGCCGTGCTTTAGCATCTTTTCACATCCCGCAATCCGGGTCGTTCGATCTCGATCTCGATCTGGTTGCGGAAATCCGGCCGTCCGTTCTCGATTCCCCGATCGGGAGCCTTTAGTGGTCGAGGACCGGAAGAACCCAAACCACCAGACtagggctagctctctcctgcacacacacacacaagcacgcaCATAAGCCACCATGCCAAATGCCATGCAAGGCTTCTCCGGCCTATAAATAGAGGGTGGCCTCTTCTCACCTTCCTTGAGCACAAGCCAGACAGCCACTCTCCAACCACCACTGGTTAGCTACCTAGCTGATCATCACACATATATAGAACTTAACTAACAAGAGAGCTAGCCAGTATATGGGAAGGAGGTCGTCCTTCTTCTGCGCCATATTCAGCTTCTCGCGGAGGTCGAGGCGGTACGCCTACGTCGACGACGAGGATAGCGACTGGGAGCAGCCGCCGGCGCCGGGGCTGCGCAAGGTCAGGTCCAGCGACGAGGACTCCGGGTGGTGGGTCGGCGAGAGCGACGTCGACCAGAAGGCCGCCGACTTCATCGCCAGCTTCCGCCAGAGGAGCCTCGTCGCCTGAACCCATCCgcccagctgccgccgccgccgcctatatATGTACCTACGTGCCCAGCTAGGGCGTACGTCCAGGTTATCGCGTACGTACAGGGAATAAGATTGATCTGCCGGGAGCTGGCGCATACGCACGTGCCTAGCCAGCTTCCCGATGAGCTAGTATTTATGTAGACATATCAAGTGTGTTGATATGATCATATGTTATGTATCTTCCGTGTGCAGTACGTGTGCGTGAGTGCTATCTATGTTTTGTAAGTGTTCTGTCGAATAATGCAGCGCAAGAGATGACAAGGGATTTAATGAAATCATGCACGTTTCTATAGCACGGGCTGCTCGATCGTACATATATATGGACAATTTGAAATGCAGATGTGGTTCAGTTGGACAAGCGCTTGCATGTATGCGATCTCGATACATGAACTGCATGCGTTCACGCAAGAGAGCGGCACAATTGTTGGTTGCAGTCTGCAAATTAAGGTGTGTAATTTGTAGATTTGTCACTTTTTTTTTTGCGGTATTGTAGATTTGTCACTACAAGCATGTAACTACACTAATTGCCATCTTTCCAGTTAGTAGTAAATGTCCAAATGCACTCTTTGCAACAATAGATGCGCCAGTGTCCCAAGATTCTGTGATCAACCGGAGAAATATGAATTATCATCCATGTACATTATAGATTATTATTTTTTGCAAAAAGATCAAATCTATCATAATTGTTCACCGaaagtacaaagcatctcaaacataataaaaattacattgagattcgGAGACAATCGAACGACCACTATTGCCGCCAGAACGAGCCACGCGCCGCTGTCGCCGCTCCTCTACCGGAGCCGGCATGACCTTGTCGATGTACACTATAGAATATCATGTTTCAGACGGTGGTGTGCATTTTCTACACATGGCaatgtttttttttagaaaaggaggatgacccccggcctctgcatctggaagatgcatacggccactttattgattattctcgaggaccatACAAAGTATTACACcaatgtgcctgaatccaccatcttggcaacatatgtcactactcctatccaatatgatgaaggggtgctagccgggccactacccagaccactcacgtaaacctaacatcaaaagccggaagccgaaacacattcggaagccccagccgagccacataccgggtctggggcataatccggtcagacgcactcgtgtgtcgtcgccgccatcttccacaggtccgtcttcagatcaaaTTGAGGCTTCTACCATGTCTGGCCActccgccattgacgccaccatgacgccaaacagcagcctcctcctgcgcgagtccatctccgtgcatcggacgtcgagcctccacagcgccatgctgccgacatccgccgccatcaatgtgtgagatggagcaccgctccaccatccccCCCAGCCTACACTTACTCCAAAAACGACGCCCCCAGGAGAACCGGAACGCGTCGGAGGAAAAGCGGAGGCTTGGGCGAAGAAGGGCACGCCGTCGGCAGCTGTCACCGACCCCAAATAGCGCCCGCCACCACCCAGCCCtcaaggcggcgccttcaagaaggtcgcGGCGCcaaagacgccgccgccgcccaccggagtTAGGTTTTCACCCGAGAAGCTAGGTGGTGGGGAGTGGAAGGGCAGACCTTGACAGACGTCTCCATGAAGAAATCGGCGCCCgcgggcgtcgtcgtcgtcgcggccAGCCGGAGCCGACCCGGGTTTCCCCCAATCTGGATCCCGACCACCAAAATCGCCCGCATCCCATAGGCAGGCCATCCAGCACACCCAGGGACCTTCGCAGGAGAAGTGCACCGAGCAGGGAAGAAGGCCAGCAGCCAGATCTGGCGCCGCCAGCCGCCAAGGCAGCCACGCGAGGCCCCAGGCCACCGGAGATCCGTCGGCCACCCGACCAGATCGCCGGCACCACGCCCACCCCACTGCCCGCCGCAGGAGACAGGGAGCCTCGCCATGGGCCGCCGCCCGGATCCAAGACCCTCCGATACAGATCGGAGcggagccggccccgccgccgcagtCCCAGACCGCGCCCCAGGCATGGCCCGGCGCCAGCCTCGTGCGGCGGCGAGGAGAAGATGGAGAGAGGGAGGTTACGCCGGCAGGAGGGGAATCACCCCCCGTGGCGCCCGCTAGgggcggcgcgggggcgggggGAGGGAAAAGATGCACATCCCTAGTGCCTCACACACAGGGCAATGTGTGAATTCACATGTAAAATGGAGCAAATGGTGTGTACATATAGAAGAAGATCTAGCACGATGGCAAGTGccatgttttttgttttctttttccatATTACGATTATCTTATTAGAGAGACAGTTCTATTAAGATTATTTCACATTAAAATTTACATTAAAATTTACAATAAAATTATGTGTCTTAAGATGATTCTACATAAAGCAAAACTAGAATTAAATGCAATGGTGCAAATATATAGTTAAACCCACTCTTAAGATTCTCTTGTTCAAGAGACTTCTATTCTTTGGCCTTCCCCTCTTCTTTCTCCCGCATTAGTGATTATCCTACATGGTAAGACGAAGAGCCAGCTGCTATCATGCCTTCGTAGATGTCCTTTATGCTTGTGCGTTGTGGTGTTTGCCTCTCTAAGATTTTATTTGGTATTGGGGTGGATTATGATTATATTGTAGTCAACATCTGCCTATTGGGGTGTTTTCACCATATGTGTAGTCAGCATCTGCCTATTTCACCTATTTTTGCACAGCTCATTATAAACTAATAAGTGCATTAAAAATTTCAGTAACAAAAATTTGAGCATGATGCTTTTTGTCATTATTCTTTCTgccgattcaacaaatctagtgcCCAAATTATTCCGAGTTTtctaaaagaaaagaagaaaggataAATTTAGCTCACGCGTATGCGTGGTTTTTTTTGGAAGCATGCATGTGTTCATGTGTACAAATACCCATCTAATTTTTTGTACACATAATTCATGATTTACCCCACATTAGTTAATTTTTCAACGGACAAGTAAGCGCATGCACTCCACTTCCATTTCGAACATCGCTACTTGGGAGTAATTGATGTTAATTAAGCAGTTTGGCTAAACAAATTGATTAATCAGCACATGAGCTAGTTGGTAGCTAACTGCGTCGTTAACTAAGCATATTGATACTTGCACTGCCGATCGATCTAGGATTTGATGACGAGGGGACAGCACTTGAAACGGCGTCTACAGAGGAAGAATGAGCCCTTTTTTCAGCTGGGTCCGGAAAGCAACTCAACTAGAAGGCTAAAACTATTCCATCGGCCCGCCCAGAGATCTAGGTCTCTAGCAACTGAAAGTTACAAGTCAGTGCGTGCAACGCTTTCCTCTCGCTTTTCTCTTCTTGTCTCGACAATATTCTTCGTCATCTTACTTGTCTTCGCCTTTTCCTTATTCCCACCGATCTCATCTCTCCCCCCTTTTCATCATCAGTGTAATCGATGCGATACGAAACCGAAACCGTAGTCGCCTGGCTGCGCATGTGTGGGTCGGTATGTGAAACCGTAGCTATACACTTATGTGTGAATATTCGAGTAGATCTTCAGTGTTGTATCTGTCAATATACGCTGTATGCCCTTCCTCAGTTTTCTAGCAGAAATAATGCAGTGTGCTTATCTCGGATGCCAACATCATGTCATACCCTAATTCCATAGCACATTGCAACTTGGAGTGCAAAGGTGACATGGTACGCACCATCGCCTTCAATTTGTACGCGTCTCTTCAGCTAATTATTCCTGTAGCTAGTAGCTTCCAGAGTTACTCGCCAGCCCCAGGAGGACGGGGCGTCGACCCGTTGACTGGGCAGCtgaggttgctgccagcccacccgagttcAAGTCCCGGTTTAGACGCGTGGTGCTCGCTGAGTTTCTCCTATAAATAAATgccaacgagggttagcccttgggttggtctctTTTTTTTTTATATACTCGCGAGCCCCAGCTCCTTGCACAAGAAATGCTTCAAGATATTAACATGAAGCATATCTGCAAACAACATAGTTGAAAACTGTTAACTACCAGATGACTCTCTTCTCTTAACTACTAGCCTTGTTAATTCCTGATGATGTGCCAACCAGCAGGAGTACGACTCGAGCAGTTCCGCAAAACAGCAGCGAGAAAAAACCGCCATGAGTGAAAGATAAGATGAAATTCAATGAGAGCTGCAGATGCCAAGAACAAAACAGCGAAAGCTACAAGTCAGTTGGAAAATCCCATCTTGATCCCTTTTTAGCCCGCGGTTTGATCCCGCGGACAAGCGTGTCGAAGCAGAACCAGAGTAGAACATGGTCACAGCAGCACAAGGAGCCCAGAAGAAGGCACGCCAAAAGCCAAACCACGCCCTTGATTCCTGTCTATTGACAGGTCGGCATCCACATACCAAAGCTCTCTCTGCCTTTTTTTTCTCTTGCTTGGGAAGAGCAGAAGAAACTTCCCCTCTGGTACTCAAAGCCTCCAAGGGTATATGTCCTGATTCTGCAGCCCTTGCATGGCTTTCCAATTATTAAGGTCATGTCAGCGTTGCGAGCTTGCGACGGGATGGATATGTGTCCCTGACAACAGGCTGCTTTCCTGGGTCAAGCAGACAGGGTCGTTCTCCGACCAACTGCCAGGGAATCCACTTGCTCCTGCGCCAAGCACCCTTCTTGCCCAATCCTCACTCCTGGAAACCCTGATGCTAAGTAAACTATCAGGGTTAGCATATAGCAAGCAAATGATGAAGAGAAAGGACTAACAACACACTGAAAATTGTCATATCTGAAAGCTAACAAATCTAAACAAGTTTACAGAGCAACAGCAGATGACAATGGCATAACCAGAAATGTGGCAAGGCGTAAAGATTGGCTGATCTGCTGAGCAATTATGTCTACTTGCAATCCTACACATTGTTGTGGATCCAACTGCGGTGGAACTCTTAGATGGTACAAAGTGAGCCAAATGGCGAATTCGTGTACAGCAGAATTGGTGTGACCCTATCTTGTAAACTAATGCAGACTATTCTATTGACATTATAAGCTATGGAACAAAAGCAGGTTTAAGTGCCTGTATCAAAATTACGGGGGTAAAACTGATCCAAGTCACTCGTAAAATTCATGGATCGTGTATTGCACATTCACATGCTAATCTATTTTCATCTGTAACAGTTTTCTGCTGCTTGACTCGCATCAAAATTCACCGAATAATGCACCAGCCCGCCGCCCCACTGAGTGCACAGTGCAGTCTCCTTCCCAGATAGAGTTGAATTGTATATTTTGCTGCCCCAGCAGGTCCCCTAGTTCATGCACGATTTTGATACCATGTCAGTTGATTCTTATCTCCTCTGCGGATCTGCAAAACACAAACAAAAGAAACAACAATTACATTGCAAGTTCAACAGAGCAGATATTTAATGTATTGTACACACAATACTAAAGATATTTTCACAGGACCACAGAATTTGTGATCAATCATATCAGACAACTATAGATATAGCAATTATTTAACTATGACATGTCGGCCGAGTTTTGTGATATTATTGATCCTAAAATCTGTAGTTATGTGATACTCCctagcg is a window encoding:
- the LOC123041501 gene encoding uncharacterized protein, which produces MGRRSSFFCAIFSFSRRSRRYAYVDDEDSDWEQPPAPGLRKVRSSDEDSGWWVGESDVDQKAADFIASFRQRSLVA